In a single window of the Saccharothrix australiensis genome:
- a CDS encoding pseudouridine synthase, producing MSDQGPEGIRLQKVLAKAGIASRRVAEELIELGRVQVDGEVVREQGRRIDPETAVVHVDGVRVVLKDDVVTLVLNKPRGVLSTMHDETHRPCVGDYLVHRKERLFHVGRLDADTEGLLLLTNDGDLAHRLMHPSYGVSKTYVAEVPGPVAKDVGKRLRAGIELEDGPVKVDSFKLLSSAPGRALVEVVIHEGRKHIVRRLLEAVGHPVESLVRTAVGEVRLGNQRPGSMRVLNRQEVGSLYKAVGL from the coding sequence ATGTCTGACCAAGGACCCGAAGGGATTCGGCTCCAGAAGGTGCTCGCCAAGGCGGGCATCGCCTCACGACGCGTGGCCGAAGAGCTGATCGAGCTGGGCCGCGTCCAGGTCGACGGCGAGGTCGTGCGCGAGCAGGGCCGCCGGATCGACCCCGAGACCGCCGTCGTGCACGTCGACGGCGTGCGGGTGGTGCTCAAGGACGACGTGGTCACGCTCGTGCTGAACAAGCCGCGCGGCGTGCTGTCGACCATGCACGACGAGACGCACCGGCCGTGCGTCGGCGACTACCTCGTCCACCGCAAGGAGCGCCTGTTCCACGTCGGACGGCTCGACGCGGACACCGAGGGCCTGCTGCTGCTGACCAATGACGGCGACCTCGCGCACCGCCTCATGCACCCGTCCTACGGCGTGTCCAAGACGTACGTGGCCGAGGTGCCCGGACCGGTGGCGAAGGATGTCGGTAAGCGCCTGCGCGCGGGCATCGAGCTGGAGGACGGGCCGGTCAAGGTCGACTCGTTCAAGCTGCTGTCCTCCGCGCCCGGCCGCGCCCTGGTGGAGGTCGTGATCCACGAGGGCCGCAAGCACATCGTGCGCCGCCTGTTGGAGGCGGTCGGCCACCCGGTGGAGAGCCTGGTGCGCACGGCCGTCGGCGAGGTGCGGCTGGGCAACCAGCGGCCCGGCTCGATGCGCGTGCTGAACCGCCAGGAGGTCGGCTCCCTCTACAAGGCCGTCGGCCTGTAG
- the scpB gene encoding SMC-Scp complex subunit ScpB — protein MTELERTAGGPDAGLFPAPDPVTPDPVVSDPGAAAQDPDPAEAPGEAAEESGLPDLSDDREFEGALESVLLVVDTPIDEKQLAGVFEQPVRRVTKALRAMSARYTEQGSGIDLRRIGDGWRFYTRDRFAPFVEKLLLDGQRAKLTRAALETLAVIAYRQPVTRARVAAVRGVNVDGVIRTLVARGLIAETGTDPDTGGILYRTTELFLERLGLSSLDDLPPIAPLLPEVDAIDDV, from the coding sequence GTGACCGAGCTGGAGCGCACCGCAGGCGGACCGGACGCGGGCCTGTTCCCGGCACCCGATCCGGTGACGCCGGACCCCGTGGTGTCGGACCCCGGCGCGGCTGCCCAGGACCCCGACCCGGCCGAGGCCCCCGGCGAGGCCGCCGAGGAGTCCGGGCTGCCCGACCTCTCCGACGACCGCGAGTTCGAGGGCGCGCTGGAGTCCGTGCTGCTCGTCGTGGACACCCCGATCGACGAGAAGCAGCTCGCCGGCGTGTTCGAGCAGCCCGTGAGGCGCGTCACGAAGGCCCTCCGCGCGATGTCCGCCCGCTACACCGAACAGGGCAGCGGGATCGACCTGCGTAGAATCGGTGACGGCTGGCGGTTCTACACGCGGGACCGCTTCGCGCCATTCGTGGAGAAGCTGCTGCTGGACGGGCAGCGGGCCAAGCTCACCAGGGCCGCGCTGGAGACCCTGGCCGTCATCGCCTACCGGCAGCCCGTCACGCGGGCCCGCGTGGCGGCGGTGCGCGGCGTCAACGTCGACGGGGTGATCCGCACGCTGGTCGCGCGCGGGCTCATCGCCGAGACGGGCACGGACCCCGACACGGGTGGCATCCTTTACCGCACGACCGAACTGTTCCTGGAGCGGTTGGGGCTGTCGTCGCTGGACGACCTGCCGCCGATCGCCCCCCTCCTGCCCGAAGTGGATGCGATCGACGATGTCTGA
- a CDS encoding segregation and condensation protein A: MSGAATADEVPAEEAPDGRFKVRLTNFEGPFDLLLQLISQHTLDVTEVALHQVTDDFIAHIRALGDGWDLDETTEFLVIAATLLDLKAARLLPQGDVEDEEDLALLEARDLLFARLLQYRAYKQVAALFAELEQGAYRRYPRSVALEERYEGLLPEVMLGVDARRFAEIAAAVFRPRPPRTVSTAHVHQHRVSVREHAGLLRELLARLGTATFAEIVAECGETMEVVARFLALLELYREQVLAFEQPDPLGELRITWVGGTAEEAGARAWDEDEEYG, translated from the coding sequence GTGAGCGGTGCCGCCACAGCCGACGAGGTGCCCGCCGAGGAAGCGCCCGACGGCCGGTTCAAGGTCAGGCTCACGAACTTCGAGGGCCCGTTCGACCTGCTGCTCCAGTTGATCTCGCAGCACACCCTGGACGTGACCGAGGTCGCGCTGCACCAGGTCACGGACGACTTCATCGCGCACATCCGGGCGCTGGGCGACGGCTGGGACCTGGACGAGACGACCGAGTTCCTGGTCATCGCCGCCACGCTGCTCGACCTCAAGGCGGCCCGCCTGCTGCCGCAGGGCGACGTGGAGGACGAGGAGGACCTGGCGCTGCTGGAGGCGCGCGACCTGCTGTTCGCGCGGCTGCTCCAGTACCGGGCGTACAAGCAGGTCGCGGCGCTGTTCGCCGAGCTGGAGCAGGGCGCGTACCGGCGTTACCCCAGGTCGGTGGCGTTGGAGGAGCGGTACGAGGGCCTGCTGCCCGAGGTGATGCTGGGCGTGGACGCGCGGCGGTTCGCGGAGATCGCCGCCGCCGTCTTCCGGCCCAGGCCACCGCGCACCGTGTCCACCGCGCACGTCCACCAGCACCGCGTCTCGGTGCGCGAGCACGCCGGGCTGCTGCGCGAGCTGCTGGCGCGGCTCGGCACGGCGACGTTCGCCGAGATCGTCGCCGAGTGCGGCGAGACGATGGAGGTCGTGGCCCGCTTCCTGGCGCTGCTGGAGCTGTACCGGGAGCAGGTGCTGGCGTTCGAGCAGCCGGACCCGCTGGGTGAGCTGCGCATCACGTGGGTCGGCGGCACCGCCGAGGAGGCCGGTGCGCGGGCGTGGGACGAGGACGAGGAGTACGGGTGA
- a CDS encoding ParA family protein, producing MGPTGRPLRTVPEPPLIAHHGPAKILAICNQKGGVGKTTSTINLGAALTEYGRRVLLVDFDPQGALSVGLGVHPHQLDQTIYNVIMERDVTVRDVIMQTPVEDMDLLPSNIDLSAAEIQLVSEVGREHTLVRTLRPVIDHYDYVLVDCQPSLGLLTVNALAAADGVLIPLECEFFSLRGVALLIDTIEKVRERLNPKLEITGILATMYDPRTLHSREVMARVVEAFGDVVFDTVINRTVRFPETTVAGEPITRWAPRSAGAKAYRALAREVIAR from the coding sequence ATGGGCCCCACCGGGCGCCCGCTGCGCACCGTGCCCGAGCCGCCGCTCATCGCCCACCACGGCCCGGCGAAGATCCTCGCCATCTGCAACCAGAAGGGCGGGGTCGGCAAGACCACGTCCACCATCAACCTCGGCGCGGCGCTGACCGAGTACGGGCGGCGCGTGCTGCTGGTCGACTTCGACCCGCAGGGCGCGCTGTCGGTCGGCCTCGGCGTGCACCCGCACCAGCTCGACCAGACGATCTACAACGTCATCATGGAGCGCGACGTCACCGTCCGCGACGTGATCATGCAGACGCCGGTCGAGGACATGGACCTGCTGCCCAGCAACATCGACCTGTCGGCGGCGGAGATCCAGCTGGTGTCGGAGGTGGGCCGCGAGCACACCCTGGTCCGCACGCTGCGCCCGGTCATCGACCACTACGACTACGTGCTGGTGGACTGCCAGCCGTCGCTCGGCCTGCTCACGGTCAACGCCCTCGCGGCGGCGGACGGCGTCCTCATCCCGCTGGAGTGCGAGTTCTTCAGCCTGCGCGGCGTCGCCCTGTTGATAGACACCATCGAGAAGGTCAGGGAGCGGTTGAACCCGAAGCTGGAGATCACCGGGATACTGGCCACCATGTACGACCCGCGCACCCTGCACTCGCGCGAGGTGATGGCGCGGGTGGTGGAGGCGTTCGGCGACGTCGTGTTCGACACGGTGATCAACCGCACGGTCCGGTTCCCGGAGACCACCGTGGCCGGCGAGCCGATCACCCGGTGGGCGCCCCGTTCCGCGGGCGCGAAGGCGTACCGCGCGCTGGCGCGCGAGGTGATCGCCCGGTGA
- a CDS encoding ArsR/SmtB family transcription factor has translation MPNIDEPDAADIELGAVLHALSDATRLAVVLQIEADGERCCGALSVDVAKSTLSQHLRVLREAGITRTRACGNQRWVSLRRDDLDALFPGLLDVVLRAADRTAAVR, from the coding sequence GTGCCGAACATCGACGAGCCGGACGCCGCCGACATCGAACTCGGCGCCGTGTTGCACGCGTTGAGCGACGCCACGAGGCTGGCCGTCGTCCTCCAGATCGAGGCCGACGGCGAGCGGTGCTGCGGCGCGCTCTCGGTGGACGTCGCCAAGTCCACCCTGTCCCAGCACCTGCGCGTGCTGCGCGAGGCGGGCATCACCCGGACCAGGGCGTGCGGCAACCAGCGCTGGGTGTCGCTGCGCCGGGACGACCTCGACGCGCTGTTCCCCGGCCTGCTCGACGTGGTGCTCAGGGCGGCCGACCGGACCGCCGCCGTCCGGTGA
- the xerD gene encoding site-specific tyrosine recombinase XerD gives MITAFLDHLAVERGTARNTLDSYARDLRRYAEHLDARGITRPADVTEAVVGDFLAGLRESGLAESSAARALVAVRGLHRFAHLEGRSPTDPARDVRPPTPPRRLPKALPVDDVLRLLEAPANPRDRALLELLYSSGARISEVVGLDVDDVDTAERTVLLDGKGGRQRLVPVGRPALAALEAYLVRVRPALVKRGTPALFLNARGGRLSRQTAWQVLRTAGERAGIAAKVSPHTLRHSFATHLLEGGADVRVVQELLGHASVTTTQVYTLVTVNTLREVYATAHPRATGGT, from the coding sequence GTGATCACGGCGTTCCTGGACCACCTCGCGGTGGAACGGGGCACCGCCCGCAACACCCTGGACTCCTACGCCCGCGACCTGCGCCGCTACGCGGAGCACCTGGACGCTCGGGGCATCACCCGGCCGGCGGACGTCACCGAGGCGGTGGTCGGTGACTTCCTGGCGGGTCTGCGCGAGTCCGGCCTGGCCGAGTCGTCCGCCGCCCGCGCGCTGGTCGCCGTGCGCGGGCTGCACCGGTTCGCGCACCTGGAGGGGCGGTCGCCGACCGACCCGGCGCGGGACGTGCGCCCGCCGACCCCGCCGCGCCGCCTGCCCAAGGCGCTGCCGGTGGACGACGTGCTGCGGCTGCTGGAGGCGCCCGCGAACCCGCGCGACCGCGCCCTGCTGGAGCTGCTGTACTCCAGCGGCGCGCGGATCTCCGAGGTGGTGGGCCTGGACGTGGACGACGTGGACACCGCCGAGCGGACGGTGCTGCTCGACGGCAAGGGCGGGCGGCAGCGCCTGGTGCCGGTGGGCCGCCCGGCGCTGGCCGCGCTGGAGGCGTACCTGGTGCGCGTCCGGCCTGCGCTGGTCAAGCGGGGCACGCCGGCGCTGTTCCTCAACGCCAGGGGCGGCCGGTTGTCCCGGCAGACGGCGTGGCAGGTGCTGCGGACCGCGGGCGAGCGCGCGGGCATCGCGGCGAAGGTGTCGCCGCACACGCTGCGGCACTCGTTCGCCACCCACCTGCTGGAGGGCGGCGCGGACGTCCGCGTGGTGCAGGAGCTGCTCGGCCACGCCTCGGTGACGACCACCCAGGTGTACACGCTGGTCACGGTGAACACCCTGCGGGAGGTCTACGCGACCGCCCACCCCCGTGCGACCGGTGGAACATGA
- the ald gene encoding alanine dehydrogenase codes for MLVGVPREVKNHEYRVAITPAGVVELVRRGHEVLIEAGAGHGSAIPDAEFAAAGARIAAHADDVWGAAELVLKVKEPVAEEFHRMRPGQVLFAYLHLAANAECTRAIVAAGVDAIAYETVQLPDGSLPLLAPMSEVAGRMATQVGARCLERTQGGRGVLLGGVPGVPAGKVAVLGAGVAGMNAAAIALGFRADVVVLDTNVDRLRQVDFAYRGDLRTVAGNSYEVAKACRWADLVIGAVLVPGAKAPTLVDNDLVATMRPGSVLVDVAIDQGGCFADSRPTTHDAPTFRVHESVFYCVANMPGAVPHTSTWALTNVTLPYVIALADKGFRRAVGDDPALARGVNAVRGTIALAEVARAHGLPHVPLAQS; via the coding sequence GTGCTGGTCGGAGTGCCGCGTGAGGTGAAGAACCACGAGTACCGGGTGGCGATCACGCCCGCGGGCGTGGTCGAGCTGGTGCGCCGCGGGCACGAGGTGCTGATCGAGGCGGGCGCCGGGCACGGCAGCGCGATCCCGGACGCCGAGTTCGCCGCCGCCGGCGCGCGGATCGCCGCGCACGCCGACGACGTGTGGGGCGCGGCGGAGCTGGTGCTGAAGGTCAAGGAGCCGGTCGCCGAGGAGTTCCACCGGATGCGGCCGGGCCAGGTGCTGTTCGCCTACCTGCACCTCGCGGCGAACGCCGAGTGCACGCGCGCGATCGTCGCCGCCGGCGTCGACGCCATCGCCTACGAGACGGTGCAGCTGCCCGACGGCTCGTTGCCGCTGCTCGCGCCGATGAGCGAGGTCGCCGGGCGGATGGCCACCCAGGTCGGTGCGCGCTGCCTGGAGCGGACGCAGGGCGGGCGCGGCGTGCTGCTCGGCGGTGTGCCGGGTGTCCCGGCGGGCAAGGTGGCGGTGCTCGGCGCGGGGGTGGCGGGGATGAACGCCGCCGCGATCGCGCTGGGCTTCCGGGCCGACGTCGTCGTGCTGGACACGAACGTCGACCGGCTGCGGCAGGTCGACTTCGCCTACCGGGGCGACCTGCGGACGGTCGCCGGCAACTCCTACGAGGTGGCGAAGGCGTGCCGCTGGGCGGACCTCGTGATCGGCGCGGTGCTGGTGCCCGGCGCGAAGGCCCCGACGCTGGTGGACAACGACCTGGTGGCGACGATGCGGCCCGGCTCGGTGCTGGTGGACGTCGCGATCGACCAGGGCGGCTGCTTCGCCGACTCGCGGCCGACCACGCACGACGCCCCGACGTTCCGGGTGCACGAGTCGGTGTTCTACTGCGTCGCGAACATGCCGGGCGCCGTGCCGCACACCTCGACGTGGGCGCTGACGAACGTCACACTGCCTTACGTGATCGCGTTGGCGGACAAGGGTTTTCGGCGGGCCGTGGGTGACGACCCGGCGCTGGCGAGAGGGGTGAACGCGGTGCGCGGCACGATCGCGCTGGCGGAGGTGGCCAGGGCGCACGGCCTGCCGCACGTCCCCTTGGCGCAGTCGTGA
- a CDS encoding DUF1707 domain-containing protein — protein MSEPHQVRIGNQQREAAISALNEHFAAGRLEIGEYEQRVGYATAAQTAAELAALFQDMPPPHPQFLPPPRTQYGSPTDYATPPPGYQQGYGGHAPGYGPGAGGYPPNHGGYPPGYGGYPPGYGPGVGPNAPFGVDPLTGQPLSDKSRVAAGVLQLVLPFGIGRFYIGDTALGVAQLLTCGGCGLWSLIDGIVLLVNGGTDSHGRKLRD, from the coding sequence GTGTCGGAACCCCACCAGGTGCGCATCGGGAACCAGCAGCGCGAGGCCGCCATCAGCGCGCTCAACGAGCACTTCGCGGCGGGCAGGCTGGAGATCGGCGAGTACGAGCAGCGGGTCGGCTACGCCACGGCGGCCCAGACCGCGGCGGAGCTCGCGGCCCTGTTCCAGGACATGCCGCCGCCGCACCCGCAGTTCCTGCCGCCGCCGCGGACGCAGTACGGGTCGCCGACCGACTACGCCACCCCGCCGCCGGGCTACCAGCAGGGCTACGGCGGCCACGCCCCTGGTTACGGGCCCGGTGCCGGCGGCTACCCGCCCAATCACGGCGGCTACCCGCCCGGCTACGGGGGTTACCCGCCCGGCTACGGGCCCGGCGTCGGCCCGAACGCGCCGTTCGGCGTGGACCCGCTGACCGGGCAGCCGCTGTCCGACAAGTCCCGCGTGGCGGCCGGCGTGCTGCAACTCGTCCTGCCGTTCGGCATCGGGCGGTTCTACATCGGTGACACGGCGCTCGGCGTCGCGCAGCTGCTGACCTGCGGCGGCTGCGGGTTGTGGTCGCTGATCGACGGGATCGTCCTGCTGGTCAACGGCGGCACCGACAGCCACGGCCGCAAGCTGCGCGACTGA
- a CDS encoding DUF2752 domain-containing protein, translating to MGAVMGVRGPVAVAVGAVVAAAGLLVVDPNGPRSWWPPCPLFALTGIQCPACGSTRMVHALLHGDLAAAWRFNAVMLVVGLPLLAWLWARWFRAARRGERTAPLSPKVGTPVLALAVAWMVVRNLVG from the coding sequence ATGGGGGCGGTCATGGGTGTGCGTGGACCGGTGGCGGTCGCCGTCGGCGCGGTGGTCGCCGCGGCCGGGTTGTTGGTGGTCGACCCCAACGGGCCCCGGTCGTGGTGGCCGCCCTGCCCGCTGTTCGCCCTGACCGGCATCCAGTGCCCGGCCTGCGGGTCCACGCGCATGGTGCACGCGCTGCTGCACGGCGACCTCGCCGCCGCGTGGCGGTTCAACGCCGTGATGCTCGTCGTCGGGCTGCCGCTGCTGGCGTGGCTGTGGGCGCGGTGGTTCCGCGCGGCGCGCCGGGGCGAGCGCACCGCCCCGCTGTCGCCGAAGGTGGGCACGCCGGTGTTGGCGCTCGCCGTCGCCTGGATGGTCGTGCGCAACCTGGTCGGGTAG
- a CDS encoding NUDIX domain-containing protein, whose product MSREGARHEFETVATRDLHVGRVVALRVDEVAMPGGGTASREIVEHLGAVAVAAVDSDGSVTLIHQYRHPLGKRIWELPAGLLDSAGEQPLEAARRELVEEVGLAAREWSTLVDVAASPGFTDEVVRVFLARDLSEVDREQLGEEEADLEARRFPLDEAVRMALAGEIVNGAAVAGLLAAQAVLAGRSEARPADAPFTDRPTRFAARQAARQAD is encoded by the coding sequence GTGAGCCGCGAGGGGGCCAGGCACGAGTTCGAGACCGTCGCCACGCGGGACCTCCACGTCGGCCGGGTCGTCGCGCTGCGCGTGGACGAGGTCGCCATGCCCGGCGGTGGCACGGCGTCGCGCGAGATCGTCGAGCACCTGGGCGCGGTCGCGGTGGCGGCGGTGGACTCCGACGGCTCCGTGACGCTGATCCACCAGTACCGGCACCCGCTGGGCAAGCGGATCTGGGAGCTGCCCGCCGGCCTGCTGGACTCGGCGGGCGAGCAGCCGCTGGAGGCCGCCCGGCGCGAGCTGGTGGAGGAGGTCGGGCTGGCGGCGCGGGAGTGGTCGACGCTGGTCGACGTCGCCGCGTCGCCGGGCTTCACCGACGAGGTGGTGCGCGTGTTCCTCGCCCGTGACCTGTCGGAGGTCGACCGGGAGCAGCTGGGCGAGGAGGAGGCCGACCTGGAGGCGCGGCGGTTCCCGCTGGACGAGGCGGTGCGCATGGCGCTGGCCGGTGAGATCGTGAACGGCGCGGCCGTGGCCGGGTTGCTCGCGGCCCAAGCGGTGCTCGCCGGGCGTTCCGAGGCCAGGCCGGCCGACGCGCCGTTCACCGATCGGCCGACGCGGTTCGCGGCCCGGCAGGCGGCCCGGCAGGCGGACTGA